A window of the Butyricimonas virosa genome harbors these coding sequences:
- the rsgA gene encoding ribosome small subunit-dependent GTPase A, which translates to MKGIVVKSTGSWYSVRMDSGEVMECRIKGKFRMKGIKTTNPVAVGDVVEVEVNPDGAVINRIEDRKNYIIRKSTNLSKEAHIIAANVDQAVLVVTVNHPVTSTVFIDRFLASVEAYRIPVLLVFNKIDAYSEDDLMLLGALTRIYMQVGYECFHVSSLTGEGMEDVVAALKDKVTVFSGLSGVGKSSLINRVEPGLSLKIAEISDSHDTGKHTTTFAEMFPLSFGGSIIDTPGIRAFGLIHMEKTEISHYFPEIFKRAEDCRFYNCTHIHEPGCAVIQAVEDGEISESRYFSYVSMFEEGDEKYRK; encoded by the coding sequence ATGAAAGGGATTGTTGTGAAATCTACCGGAAGTTGGTACTCCGTACGGATGGATTCGGGGGAGGTGATGGAATGTCGGATTAAGGGAAAATTCCGGATGAAAGGGATTAAAACCACGAATCCCGTCGCGGTGGGGGATGTTGTCGAGGTGGAGGTGAATCCCGATGGTGCGGTGATCAATCGGATCGAAGATCGGAAAAATTATATTATCCGGAAATCGACGAACCTGTCGAAGGAAGCGCATATTATCGCCGCAAATGTTGATCAGGCGGTGCTGGTCGTGACGGTAAATCATCCCGTGACTTCTACTGTTTTTATCGATCGTTTTTTAGCTTCTGTGGAGGCATACCGGATTCCGGTCCTACTCGTGTTTAATAAAATAGATGCATATAGCGAGGATGATTTGATGTTGTTGGGAGCTTTGACCCGGATTTATATGCAAGTGGGATACGAGTGTTTTCACGTCTCTTCGTTGACGGGGGAAGGGATGGAGGATGTTGTTGCGGCCTTGAAAGATAAAGTGACCGTGTTTTCCGGTTTATCAGGCGTGGGAAAATCTTCACTGATCAATCGTGTCGAACCGGGTTTGAGCTTGAAAATAGCGGAGATTTCCGATTCCCATGACACGGGAAAGCATACCACCACGTTTGCAGAAATGTTCCCTTTGAGTTTTGGTGGCTCTATCATCGATACCCCGGGTATCCGGGCTTTCGGGTTGATTCACATGGAGAAAACCGAAATATCCCATTATTTTCCTGAGATATTTAAACGGGCAGAAGATTGCCGTTTTTATAACTGTACTCATATTCATGAGCCGGGATGTGCGGTGATTCAAGCGGTGGAAGACGGGGAGATAAGCGAGAGCCGTTATTTTAGTTACGTGAGTATGTTTGAGGAGGGAGACGAGAAATACCGGAAATAA
- a CDS encoding YceD family protein, which yields MDRLKEYKIAHRGLGEGVHTFEFVMDGSFFDCFDATKGTKGKVNARVSIVKSSLLMEVRMTIEGTVKAICDRCLEEMELPISGELNLYAKYGEREEGNDDDFIILAQDDDYLDLSEPLYEVYMLNYPLRVVHPEGECSEEMEHVLEELTMEEESEKIDPRWDELRKLINNN from the coding sequence GTGGACAGATTGAAAGAATATAAGATAGCCCACAGAGGCTTAGGGGAAGGCGTTCACACTTTCGAGTTTGTCATGGATGGCAGTTTTTTTGATTGTTTTGACGCGACAAAAGGAACGAAAGGGAAAGTAAACGCAAGAGTAAGTATCGTGAAATCATCCCTGCTGATGGAGGTTCGGATGACGATCGAAGGGACGGTAAAAGCAATTTGCGATCGCTGTCTGGAGGAAATGGAGTTACCGATTAGCGGGGAATTGAACTTGTATGCGAAGTACGGGGAGAGGGAGGAAGGAAATGATGATGATTTTATTATCTTGGCTCAAGATGATGATTATCTGGATTTGAGTGAACCGCTATATGAAGTGTACATGCTGAATTATCCGCTACGTGTGGTTCACCCGGAGGGAGAGTGTAGCGAGGAAATGGAGCATGTCTTGGAAGAGTTGACAATGGAAGAAGAGAGTGAAAAAATTGATCCCCGCTGGGATGAATTGAGGAAATTAATTAATAATAACTAA
- the rpmF gene encoding 50S ribosomal protein L32 — translation MAHPKHRISKQRRNKRRTHDKATVPAIAKCSNCGAAVQYHTVCPECGYYRGKLAIEKAVVA, via the coding sequence ATGGCACATCCTAAACACCGAATCTCTAAACAGAGAAGGAATAAAAGAAGAACTCACGATAAGGCTACGGTTCCTGCAATAGCAAAGTGTTCAAATTGTGGTGCTGCAGTACAGTATCATACTGTATGTCCGGAATGCGGGTATTACAGGGGTAAATTGGCTATTGAGAAAGCAGTTGTTGCATAA
- a CDS encoding beta-ketoacyl-ACP synthase III has translation MERPRAVITGVGAYYPDYILTNEELSRMVDTTDEWIMTRIGIKERRILRDADKGSAYLGARAVEDLFRKTGLKPEEVDLLICCTVTADMHFPANGNVISDMVGIKNAFSFDLNAGCSGFLYGLITATQYVESGRYKKVIVVGAEKMSAITDYTDRATCPIFGDAAAAVLLEPTTEDLGVIDHILRSDGMGRVHLHMKAGGSLKPPTIDTVLAREHYIYQEGQPVFKHAVSNMADVSVEVMNRNNLTSEDVAWLVPHQANLRIIKATGERMGLPKEKVMVNIHKYGNTTSATIPLCLYEWEDQLKKGDNLILAAFGAGFTWGAIYLKWGYTKDKS, from the coding sequence ATGGAAAGGCCAAGAGCGGTAATCACAGGGGTAGGAGCGTATTATCCCGACTATATTCTAACTAACGAGGAGTTGAGCCGAATGGTGGATACCACTGACGAATGGATCATGACTCGAATCGGTATAAAAGAAAGACGTATTTTGCGGGATGCCGATAAAGGCAGTGCTTACCTCGGGGCCAGAGCGGTGGAGGACTTGTTTCGTAAAACAGGTTTGAAACCGGAAGAAGTTGATTTATTGATTTGCTGTACGGTTACTGCCGACATGCACTTCCCTGCTAACGGAAACGTGATTTCCGATATGGTGGGAATAAAGAATGCTTTTAGTTTTGATCTTAATGCCGGATGTTCCGGTTTCCTATATGGTTTGATCACTGCGACACAGTACGTGGAGAGCGGTCGCTATAAGAAAGTGATTGTAGTGGGAGCTGAAAAGATGTCCGCGATCACGGATTACACGGATCGTGCAACTTGCCCTATTTTCGGTGACGCAGCTGCCGCTGTGTTGTTGGAGCCGACTACTGAGGATTTGGGAGTGATTGACCACATCTTGCGTTCGGATGGAATGGGACGTGTTCATCTGCATATGAAAGCGGGTGGCTCTTTGAAACCGCCTACCATTGATACGGTTTTAGCCCGGGAACATTATATTTACCAGGAAGGACAACCCGTGTTTAAACATGCTGTGTCGAACATGGCTGATGTGTCGGTGGAGGTGATGAATCGTAATAATTTGACGTCAGAGGACGTGGCTTGGCTGGTTCCTCATCAAGCAAATTTGCGGATCATTAAGGCTACCGGGGAACGGATGGGATTGCCGAAAGAAAAAGTGATGGTAAATATTCACAAGTATGGAAACACGACTTCGGCGACAATTCCATTGTGCTTGTACGAGTGGGAGGATCAATTGAAGAAAGGGGATAATTTAATTCTTGCCGCTTTCGGTGCCGGTTTCACGTGGGGGGCTATTTATTTGAAGTGGGGGTACACGAAAGATAAAAGTTAA
- a CDS encoding polymer-forming cytoskeletal protein: protein MRKSASQDSTEMKQTIVLNDSEIEGDIILPGDLCLFGKISGNVTAKGKVEVKSGAVVTGNISCVELEVGGLVEGNVETCFLIIEENAVLKGDVQAGKLLVRAVKYDIKRLRLERK, encoded by the coding sequence ATGAGAAAAAGTGCGAGTCAGGACAGTACCGAGATGAAACAGACGATTGTCTTGAATGATTCCGAGATCGAGGGAGATATTATCCTGCCTGGGGATTTGTGTTTATTTGGCAAAATTTCTGGAAATGTTACTGCAAAGGGTAAGGTAGAAGTGAAGTCGGGAGCCGTGGTAACAGGAAATATTTCTTGTGTGGAGCTAGAGGTAGGGGGATTGGTGGAAGGGAACGTGGAAACTTGTTTTTTGATTATTGAAGAAAATGCCGTTTTGAAAGGGGATGTGCAAGCGGGAAAATTGCTTGTGAGAGCCGTGAAGTATGATATAAAGCGGTTACGTTTGGAAAGAAAATAA
- a CDS encoding polymer-forming cytoskeletal protein, with the protein MGKEVQQQIALNLLSEGTQITGDLHASNDIRIDGELKGKIFTKGRLVIGQMAKVEGEVNSPNVDILGTMEGNIVSTGTVSLRAKAVFTGTIKAAYIAIESGAVFNGECHIQREVQQK; encoded by the coding sequence ATGGGAAAAGAAGTACAACAGCAAATAGCGTTAAATTTACTCAGTGAAGGAACTCAGATCACCGGAGATCTTCATGCTTCAAATGACATTCGTATTGATGGAGAACTTAAGGGAAAGATTTTCACGAAAGGACGTTTAGTTATCGGGCAGATGGCTAAGGTGGAGGGAGAGGTTAATTCTCCGAATGTTGATATTTTAGGAACCATGGAAGGGAATATCGTGTCGACGGGAACTGTTTCTTTGAGGGCAAAAGCGGTATTCACGGGAACGATTAAAGCTGCTTATATCGCAATCGAGTCCGGAGCGGTTTTTAATGGCGAGTGCCATATCCAACGAGAAGTTCAACAAAAATAA
- a CDS encoding M1 family metallopeptidase — protein sequence MVCRVLVVISLLLSLVSCEKEQDKVEDGVSLELAKERKANIGGVTYKLYFSIPADRSEAIMAESTIFFELFDLIPVILDFKEAKENILAVTSSDGRKIPYTFKNEHIIIHPEHLKKGRNELVIQFKAGESSLNRSDDMLYTLLVPDRCRTLMPCFDQPDIKARFKLTLKVPSRWRAVANGEPVRTEYFNDYKLYEFEETKPLSTYLFAFTVGRFSYLERYVGGRWIGIYHRETDTSKINASIPVIAREVSHALDWMEHYTGIRYPFDVYNVVAIPDFQYGGMEHPGAVYYRASTMFLDRNADLTAWMKRSDVIAHETAHMWFGDYVTMRWFNDVWLKEVFAGFMSDKIMTQLYPEVNHRLNFFLNHYEPALRTDRTRGTHPILQELDNLKDAGTLYGDIIYHKAPIVMRMLEREISERRLQVGLQRYLRRWSYSNADWDELIKLLESTTGQDLQAWNEIWIKESGAPVIEFQKNGIVMTDESGKNRVWPQAVSVFWDYMGLKRTLIPLRDSLTPFRYGASVVLPDGDVMGYGCFLPTDFSIRFLDDELGNLNDPLYRAVAWQALYEGVLHKKVKGEFFLKLCIKHLPQEKNNLVVNRTLSFLRIIYSTYLDEGSRQLIQDDLERFCINMVNNKAEGKNKKSYFNTLLSICSSPKSCSYLSSVLKGEQDLPEDVTINEHDKISIAFNLVLRDTNVYEDMKAYIMKTVKNKDLLDRFEYVYPSLSGDKYVRDSVFNALLVRENRVNEVWVEECLRWLNHPRRRMEAEGYVPKLLGALQEIQQTGDIFFPGSWLSAGLAGHTSKNVYTMVNSFLEKHSNYPQNLKLKILANSDHLRRLHSEEENKDRLK from the coding sequence GTGGTGTGTCGTGTATTGGTAGTGATCTCATTGCTACTGAGTCTGGTTTCTTGTGAAAAGGAACAAGATAAGGTAGAAGATGGTGTGTCTTTGGAACTGGCCAAAGAACGTAAAGCGAATATAGGCGGCGTGACCTATAAATTGTATTTTTCCATTCCGGCGGACAGGAGTGAGGCTATTATGGCTGAATCGACGATCTTTTTTGAATTGTTTGATTTGATTCCGGTCATTCTGGATTTTAAAGAGGCAAAAGAGAATATTCTTGCCGTTACATCTTCGGATGGGAGAAAAATCCCGTACACGTTTAAAAATGAACATATTATAATTCATCCGGAACACTTGAAAAAGGGGCGGAACGAGCTGGTCATCCAGTTTAAAGCGGGGGAGTCCTCTTTGAATCGAAGTGACGATATGCTATACACGTTGCTGGTTCCGGACCGGTGTCGTACATTGATGCCTTGTTTTGACCAACCGGATATAAAGGCGAGATTTAAATTGACGTTGAAAGTACCTTCCCGGTGGAGGGCTGTGGCTAACGGGGAACCGGTTCGTACGGAATATTTTAATGACTATAAGTTGTATGAATTCGAGGAAACAAAGCCATTGAGTACTTATTTGTTTGCTTTTACCGTGGGGAGGTTCTCGTACTTGGAACGTTACGTGGGGGGACGTTGGATCGGTATTTACCACCGGGAGACGGATACTTCGAAGATTAATGCCAGTATCCCGGTCATAGCTAGAGAGGTAAGTCATGCATTGGATTGGATGGAACACTACACGGGGATACGCTACCCGTTTGATGTATATAATGTTGTTGCTATTCCCGATTTCCAGTATGGTGGGATGGAGCATCCGGGAGCCGTGTATTATCGGGCATCGACGATGTTTTTGGATCGGAATGCAGACTTGACGGCATGGATGAAACGCAGCGATGTTATCGCTCACGAAACAGCCCACATGTGGTTTGGTGATTACGTCACGATGAGGTGGTTTAATGACGTGTGGTTGAAAGAGGTTTTTGCCGGTTTCATGTCTGACAAGATTATGACCCAGTTATACCCGGAGGTAAATCATCGTCTGAATTTCTTTTTGAATCATTACGAGCCAGCATTGCGGACGGATCGGACGAGGGGGACTCACCCGATATTGCAGGAGCTGGATAATCTGAAGGATGCGGGAACTTTGTACGGGGATATTATTTATCACAAGGCTCCGATCGTGATGCGCATGTTGGAACGGGAGATTTCCGAACGGCGGTTGCAGGTCGGGTTGCAAAGGTATCTTCGTCGGTGGTCTTATTCTAACGCGGATTGGGACGAGTTGATCAAGTTGTTGGAAAGTACAACGGGACAGGATTTGCAGGCTTGGAACGAGATATGGATAAAAGAGAGCGGGGCTCCCGTGATCGAATTCCAGAAGAACGGGATCGTGATGACGGATGAGAGCGGGAAGAATCGGGTTTGGCCTCAGGCGGTGTCTGTTTTTTGGGATTACATGGGGTTGAAGAGAACGTTGATCCCGTTGCGAGATTCGCTGACTCCTTTCAGGTATGGGGCTTCTGTCGTGTTGCCGGATGGGGATGTCATGGGATACGGTTGTTTCTTGCCTACGGATTTTTCTATTCGTTTTCTCGATGATGAACTGGGAAATTTGAATGACCCGCTTTATAGGGCAGTTGCTTGGCAAGCTCTCTATGAAGGGGTTTTGCATAAAAAAGTGAAAGGGGAGTTTTTCTTAAAGTTATGTATCAAACATTTACCACAAGAGAAGAATAACTTGGTTGTGAACCGGACGTTAAGTTTTTTGAGAATTATTTATTCAACTTATCTGGACGAGGGAAGTCGGCAGTTAATACAGGACGACCTGGAACGTTTTTGTATTAATATGGTGAATAATAAGGCCGAGGGGAAGAATAAAAAATCGTATTTTAATACGTTATTGTCAATTTGTTCTTCACCGAAGAGTTGTTCCTATTTGTCAAGCGTGTTAAAGGGTGAACAAGATTTACCGGAAGACGTAACGATCAATGAACATGATAAGATTAGTATTGCGTTTAATTTGGTATTGCGGGATACGAATGTTTATGAAGATATGAAGGCATACATTATGAAAACGGTTAAAAACAAGGATTTGCTGGATCGTTTTGAATATGTATACCCCTCTTTATCCGGAGATAAGTATGTGCGTGATAGCGTGTTTAACGCTTTACTCGTAAGAGAAAACCGGGTGAATGAGGTATGGGTGGAAGAGTGTCTGCGGTGGTTGAATCATCCGCGGAGGAGAATGGAGGCGGAGGGGTATGTACCGAAATTGCTTGGTGCGTTGCAGGAGATTCAACAGACGGGGGATATTTTCTTCCCGGGCTCTTGGTTAAGCGCAGGATTAGCAGGGCATACGAGTAAGAATGTGTACACGATGGTGAATTCTTTCTTGGAGAAGCACTCGAATTACCCGCAGAATTTGAAATTGAAGATATTAGCTAATTCAGATCATTTACGGCGTTTACATTCAGAAGAAGAAAATAAAGACAGATTGAAATAA
- the kdsB gene encoding 3-deoxy-manno-octulosonate cytidylyltransferase, translated as MAIEETSLILIPARYASTRFPGKPLVDIAGKPMVQHVYEKAAAVAAHVYVATDDERIYDAVLAFGGRAVMTSETHRSGTDRCYEAYTKVKEMLHRDFDVVVNVQGDEPFIIPEQIESLIACFEDPAVQIATLAKPFEKNDEIFDPNKVKVVFSANHTALYFSRNPIPYCRGVEREDWLAKTPFYKHVGMYAYRPQILKAVTSIPQSILEQAESLEQLRWLENGYTIAVSITNHESIGIDTPEDLRKLKDKN; from the coding sequence ATGGCGATAGAAGAGACTTCATTGATATTGATTCCGGCTCGTTACGCTTCCACCCGTTTCCCCGGGAAACCGTTGGTGGATATTGCCGGAAAACCTATGGTTCAACACGTGTACGAGAAGGCTGCAGCTGTTGCTGCTCACGTGTACGTGGCGACGGATGACGAGCGTATATATGATGCCGTGCTCGCTTTTGGTGGGCGTGCGGTAATGACTTCCGAGACACATCGGAGTGGCACGGACCGATGTTACGAGGCGTACACGAAAGTTAAGGAGATGTTGCATCGTGACTTTGACGTGGTGGTGAACGTGCAAGGGGATGAGCCTTTTATTATCCCGGAACAGATTGAATCGTTGATCGCATGCTTCGAAGATCCTGCCGTGCAGATAGCCACGTTGGCTAAGCCTTTCGAGAAAAATGATGAGATTTTTGATCCGAATAAAGTAAAGGTTGTATTTTCTGCTAATCATACTGCCCTTTATTTTAGCCGGAATCCGATTCCTTATTGCAGGGGCGTGGAGCGTGAAGATTGGCTGGCTAAAACTCCATTTTATAAACACGTGGGAATGTATGCTTATCGTCCGCAGATTTTGAAGGCAGTGACTTCTATCCCCCAGAGTATTCTGGAACAGGCAGAGTCTTTGGAACAATTACGTTGGTTGGAAAACGGTTACACGATTGCCGTTAGTATCACGAATCATGAATCGATAGGGATTGATACTCCGGAAGACTTGAGAAAACTAAAAGATAAAAACTAG
- the frr gene encoding ribosome recycling factor, which translates to MNEEVQFYLDEAKERMEAALSHLESELSKIRAGRANPKILQDVLVDYYGSPTPLSQVANISTPDPRTIAVQPWEKSMISPIERAIMNANLGLNPDNNGEIIRINIPPLTEERRRDLVKQSKGEMETAKVSIRNARRDVIEQVKKMVKDGLPEDMSKDAEAIAQKMTDEYGKKADEYFAKKEKDIMTI; encoded by the coding sequence ATGAACGAGGAAGTACAATTTTATCTCGACGAAGCAAAAGAGAGAATGGAAGCTGCTCTGAGTCACCTGGAATCAGAACTTAGTAAAATCAGAGCGGGAAGAGCCAACCCGAAAATCTTACAAGACGTGCTGGTTGACTATTATGGTAGTCCTACCCCGTTATCACAAGTAGCCAATATTTCAACCCCAGACCCGAGAACAATTGCAGTTCAACCTTGGGAAAAAAGCATGATCTCTCCCATTGAAAGAGCAATCATGAACGCTAATCTCGGTTTGAACCCGGATAACAACGGAGAAATTATTCGTATAAATATCCCGCCTCTAACAGAAGAGCGCAGACGCGACCTTGTAAAACAAAGTAAAGGCGAGATGGAAACAGCGAAAGTAAGTATCCGCAACGCTCGCCGGGATGTCATTGAGCAAGTGAAGAAAATGGTAAAGGACGGACTTCCGGAAGATATGTCCAAAGACGCTGAAGCCATCGCTCAAAAAATGACAGACGAGTACGGCAAGAAAGCCGATGAATACTTTGCAAAGAAAGAAAAAGATATTATGACAATTTAG
- a CDS encoding energy transducer TonB, with the protein MTLKPFYAKLKSLAKLPIGLVSIFLILSTHTAISQIQDKQTVQDSTEDNQVHFFVQEMPVFPGNLNTWIYNNIRYPEAAKEKKLEGKVYVRFIIEKDGSVSNVKIIRGVSPELDNEAKAVIASMPKWEPGKQEGSPVRVSYTVPVYFALRSTSPSIERRTFDRYLKALNTEEEKLKNGLDTVPQASFDMYRLYLKKRYGTDKAVYKGIITSAREQQQSSEIMLSIVMPTMSLPVSDKNKILQFYKEEWDEQIRLIDSLPTEDFTSEYIRITPRFRANTTLREIKIRDYLGEKKFKRYVEDCIFNPGKLIRAIIANPFVGKWEKVTENGVATKQLLQKEYFDDFTFSCSNGVNGTYKITHGQFLSEHAPSVKIKDIVESSAHYQYDANNRILVLTGEVKLKLADGTHKNVQVKETWRRIE; encoded by the coding sequence ATGACATTAAAACCATTCTATGCTAAATTAAAATCCCTCGCCAAATTACCAATTGGGTTGGTGAGTATCTTTCTTATTTTAAGCACTCACACGGCAATTAGCCAAATTCAAGATAAACAAACCGTTCAAGATTCCACAGAAGACAACCAAGTCCATTTCTTCGTTCAAGAGATGCCCGTATTTCCCGGTAACCTAAATACATGGATATACAACAACATACGTTATCCGGAAGCAGCCAAAGAGAAAAAACTCGAAGGGAAAGTGTATGTTCGGTTCATCATTGAAAAAGATGGAAGCGTCAGCAATGTCAAAATTATTCGGGGAGTTTCACCAGAACTGGACAACGAGGCAAAAGCAGTTATCGCCTCCATGCCCAAATGGGAACCGGGGAAACAAGAGGGTTCTCCCGTGCGTGTTTCATACACGGTACCCGTTTATTTCGCTTTAAGAAGCACCTCTCCCAGCATTGAAAGAAGGACCTTTGACAGGTACTTGAAAGCATTAAATACAGAAGAAGAAAAGCTAAAAAACGGACTTGACACGGTTCCTCAGGCTTCTTTCGACATGTATCGCCTCTATCTGAAAAAACGTTACGGGACAGACAAGGCTGTTTACAAAGGTATCATCACTTCCGCCCGGGAACAGCAACAATCCTCGGAAATCATGTTAAGCATCGTCATGCCCACCATGTCTCTTCCTGTTTCCGACAAAAACAAAATATTACAATTCTATAAGGAAGAATGGGACGAACAAATCCGGCTTATAGACAGTCTGCCGACAGAAGATTTCACTTCGGAGTATATACGAATCACCCCTCGTTTTAGGGCAAACACAACCCTGCGAGAGATCAAAATCCGGGACTACCTGGGAGAGAAGAAATTCAAAAGATACGTTGAAGACTGTATTTTCAATCCCGGCAAACTCATTCGGGCTATTATTGCCAACCCCTTTGTCGGTAAATGGGAAAAAGTAACGGAAAACGGGGTTGCAACCAAACAACTCTTACAAAAAGAATACTTCGACGATTTCACGTTCAGTTGCTCTAACGGAGTCAATGGAACCTATAAAATCACCCACGGACAATTTCTATCGGAACATGCCCCTTCCGTAAAAATAAAAGACATCGTGGAATCCTCCGCTCATTACCAATACGATGCAAATAACCGGATACTTGTCCTCACGGGCGAAGTAAAATTAAAACTGGCCGATGGAACCCACAAAAACGTTCAGGTCAAGGAAACGTGGCGTAGAATAGAGTAA